One window of Inquilinus sp. Marseille-Q2685 genomic DNA carries:
- a CDS encoding DMT family transporter: MTISQAEPKGSAEAAAPASILPAIGYKLASAALFTCMSALIKQLGDQYPVGQIVFVRSFFAMIPVLWLVYRLGGFRVLKTERLGGHLRRSGSGLVAMFCGFTALGMLPLATATALGYAAPMFITLLAIPLLGETVRIYRWSAVVVGFVGVLLVVHPTPATGVSLGALVALAGALATAFAMVSIRKMADTESNVTIVFYFTLSGAVVGAATLPFVGVWPDPIDIPILVAVGVLGGVAQILMTKAYQLAPASVIAPFDYASLVFALGLGFLAWGEFPTPIELLGTAVIVGSSLFIALRERQRRIIRPVGKSM, translated from the coding sequence ATGACGATCTCCCAGGCCGAACCGAAAGGGTCCGCTGAGGCAGCGGCCCCGGCCTCCATTCTGCCCGCCATCGGCTATAAGCTGGCCTCGGCCGCCCTGTTCACCTGCATGTCGGCGCTGATCAAGCAGCTGGGCGACCAGTATCCGGTCGGGCAGATCGTCTTCGTCCGCAGCTTCTTCGCCATGATCCCGGTGCTGTGGCTGGTGTATCGGCTCGGCGGCTTCCGGGTGCTGAAGACCGAGCGGCTGGGCGGGCATCTGCGCCGCTCCGGCTCCGGCCTCGTCGCGATGTTCTGCGGCTTCACCGCGCTCGGCATGCTGCCGCTGGCGACCGCGACGGCGCTGGGCTACGCCGCGCCGATGTTCATCACCCTGCTCGCCATCCCGCTGCTCGGCGAGACGGTGCGGATCTACCGCTGGAGCGCGGTGGTGGTCGGCTTCGTCGGCGTGCTGCTGGTGGTGCATCCGACCCCCGCCACCGGCGTTTCGCTCGGCGCGCTGGTGGCGCTCGCTGGGGCCCTGGCCACCGCCTTCGCCATGGTCTCGATCCGCAAGATGGCGGACACCGAATCGAACGTCACCATCGTCTTCTACTTCACCCTGTCGGGCGCCGTGGTCGGGGCCGCCACCCTGCCCTTCGTCGGCGTCTGGCCGGACCCGATCGACATCCCGATCCTGGTCGCAGTCGGCGTGCTGGGCGGTGTCGCCCAGATCCTGATGACCAAGGCGTATCAGCTGGCCCCGGCTTCGGTGATCGCGCCCTTCGACTACGCCTCGCTGGTCTTCGCCCTCGGCCTCGGCTTCCTGGCCTGGGGCGAGTTCCCGACGCCGATCGAGCTGCTCGGCACCGCAGTGATCGTCGGCTCCAGCCTGTTCATCGCCCTCCGCGAGCGGCAGCGCCGGATCATCCGCCCGGTCGGCAAGTCGATGTGA
- a CDS encoding GNAT family N-acetyltransferase, which yields MTDLVIRPAEPRDAREILAMITELAVFEREPDAVLATEADLLRDGWGPDPKFEALMAERGGQVLGFALFFSSYSTWEGREGIYLEDLYVRDAARGLGVGRALVARIAQLVVARGGKRLDLSVLTWNPAREVYERLGFEHKSDWTGYRLSGEKLAALAKAG from the coding sequence ATGACCGACCTCGTGATCCGCCCCGCCGAGCCCCGCGACGCCAGGGAGATCCTGGCGATGATCACCGAGCTGGCGGTGTTCGAGCGCGAGCCCGACGCGGTGCTGGCGACCGAGGCCGACCTGCTGCGCGACGGCTGGGGGCCGGATCCGAAGTTCGAGGCGCTGATGGCCGAGCGCGGCGGCCAGGTGCTGGGCTTCGCCCTGTTCTTCTCCAGCTACTCGACCTGGGAGGGGCGGGAGGGGATCTATCTCGAGGATCTCTATGTCCGCGACGCCGCCCGCGGCCTCGGCGTCGGCCGGGCGCTGGTGGCCCGGATCGCGCAGCTGGTGGTGGCGCGCGGCGGCAAGCGCCTCGACCTCTCGGTTCTGACCTGGAACCCGGCGCGGGAGGTCTACGAACGGCTGGGCTTCGAGCACAAGTCGGACTGGACCGGCTACAGGCTGAGCGGCGAGAAGCTGGCGGCGCTGGCGAAGGCGGGCTGA
- a CDS encoding ribose ABC transporter permease produces the protein MADNAATTSAVNRDAERRLMIQGLIRTLGMLPVLVLLCIAFYFMSEGGRFASWQNLSIVMQQAAINTVLAAGMTFVILTGGIDLSVGSILAASAMVAVIGSLIPDMGMVGILFGLLAGLGFGLANGVLIAFLRLPPFIVTLGSLTAVRGIARLLGGDTTVFNPSLSFDFIGNGTLFGVPWLVIIAFLVIVISWLVLRRTVLGVHIYSVGGNPDAARLSGIKVWRVLLFVYGASGLLAGLGGVMSAARLYAANGTQLGVSYELDAIAAVILGGTSFVGGIGSIWGTLVGALIIAVLSNGLILVGVPDVWQYIIKGLIIIGAVALDRLRLQGSART, from the coding sequence ATGGCCGACAACGCCGCCACCACCTCCGCCGTGAACCGCGACGCCGAACGCCGGCTGATGATCCAGGGCCTGATCCGCACCCTCGGCATGCTGCCGGTGCTGGTCCTGCTGTGCATCGCCTTCTACTTCATGAGCGAGGGGGGCCGCTTCGCCTCCTGGCAGAACCTGTCGATCGTGATGCAGCAGGCCGCGATCAACACCGTTCTGGCCGCGGGCATGACCTTCGTCATCCTGACCGGCGGCATCGACCTGTCGGTCGGCTCGATCCTGGCGGCCTCCGCCATGGTCGCGGTGATCGGATCGCTGATCCCCGACATGGGCATGGTCGGCATCCTGTTCGGCCTGCTCGCCGGCCTGGGCTTCGGCCTCGCCAACGGCGTGCTGATCGCCTTCCTGCGGCTGCCGCCCTTCATCGTCACCCTCGGCTCGCTGACCGCGGTGCGCGGCATCGCCCGCCTCCTGGGCGGCGACACCACCGTGTTCAACCCGTCCCTGTCCTTCGACTTCATCGGCAACGGCACCCTCTTCGGCGTGCCCTGGCTGGTGATCATCGCCTTCCTGGTGATCGTGATCTCCTGGCTGGTGCTGCGGCGGACGGTGCTGGGCGTGCACATCTACTCGGTCGGCGGCAACCCGGACGCGGCCCGGCTGTCCGGCATCAAGGTCTGGCGCGTGTTGCTGTTCGTCTACGGCGCCTCCGGCCTGCTCGCCGGCCTCGGCGGGGTGATGTCGGCCGCCCGGCTCTACGCCGCCAACGGCACCCAGCTCGGCGTCAGCTACGAGCTCGACGCCATCGCCGCGGTGATCCTGGGCGGCACCTCCTTCGTCGGCGGCATCGGCTCGATCTGGGGCACGCTGGTGGGCGCGCTGATCATCGCCGTGCTGTCGAACGGGCTGATCCTGGTCGGGGTGCCGGACGTCTGGCAGTACATCATCAAGGGCCTGATCATCATCGGCGCCGTCGCGCTCGACCGGCTGCGCCTGCAGGGATCGGCCCGCACCTGA
- a CDS encoding pentapeptide repeat-containing protein codes for MSVASFGSRVARALTLSVALLLGPAATAWAGCTDAAAPGVNWRRCLQDGRVLSRVDLTGAQLRDVSLTRATMDGAILTGAEAYGAKFIRTTLQGAKLDSARLTNTDFTDADLTGADLSKSDLRNARFVGTRLRGANLTGAELRGTVFRGADLSGATWTDGAKICAEGSIGLCE; via the coding sequence ATGTCGGTCGCATCCTTCGGCTCCCGAGTCGCCCGGGCCCTCACCCTTTCCGTCGCCCTGTTGCTCGGCCCGGCCGCGACGGCATGGGCCGGCTGCACCGATGCCGCGGCGCCGGGGGTGAACTGGCGGCGCTGCCTGCAGGACGGCCGGGTCCTGAGCCGCGTCGACCTGACCGGTGCCCAGCTGCGCGACGTCAGCCTGACCCGGGCGACGATGGACGGGGCGATCCTGACCGGCGCCGAGGCCTATGGCGCCAAGTTCATCCGCACCACCCTGCAGGGCGCCAAGCTGGATTCCGCGCGCCTGACCAACACCGACTTCACCGACGCCGACCTGACCGGCGCCGACCTGAGCAAGAGCGACCTGCGCAACGCCCGGTTCGTCGGTACCAGGCTGCGCGGCGCCAACCTGACCGGGGCCGAGCTGCGCGGCACCGTGTTCCGCGGCGCCGACCTGTCCGGCGCCACCTGGACCGACGGCGCCAAGATCTGCGCCGAGGGCTCGATCGGGCTGTGCGAATAG
- a CDS encoding ABC transporter substrate-binding protein — MLKHVLLAGVALALSVGAAEAKDLKKIGVSLGSMGNPFFVALAKGAEFEAKKTNPDVEVQAVGYDYDLGKQFTQIDNFIAAGVDMILLNPGDPKAIGPAIKKAQAAGITVVAVDTAAEGADATVTTDNVQAGEIACKYIADKLGNKGNVVIINGPQVSAVVDRVKGCHNVWDKLPDLKILSGDQDAKGSRDGGLAVMQSLLTRFEKIDGVFAINDPTAIGADLAAKQLGRSDIIITSVDGAPDIVAALKGNTLVQASSAQDPFFMARKAVQEGVGLLNGQKPAQDPTLIPSTLVTRDNVNDYKGWTGE; from the coding sequence GTGCTGAAACATGTCCTGCTCGCCGGCGTCGCGCTGGCGCTTTCGGTCGGCGCCGCCGAGGCCAAGGATCTCAAGAAGATCGGCGTCTCGCTCGGCTCGATGGGCAACCCGTTCTTCGTCGCCCTGGCCAAGGGCGCGGAGTTCGAGGCGAAGAAGACCAACCCGGACGTCGAGGTCCAGGCCGTCGGCTACGACTACGACCTGGGCAAGCAGTTCACCCAGATCGACAACTTCATCGCCGCCGGCGTGGACATGATCCTGCTGAACCCGGGCGACCCGAAGGCGATCGGCCCGGCGATCAAGAAGGCGCAGGCCGCCGGCATCACCGTGGTCGCGGTCGACACCGCGGCCGAGGGCGCCGACGCCACGGTCACGACCGACAACGTCCAGGCCGGCGAGATCGCCTGCAAGTACATCGCCGACAAGCTCGGCAACAAGGGCAACGTCGTCATCATCAACGGCCCCCAGGTCTCGGCCGTGGTCGACCGGGTCAAGGGCTGCCACAACGTCTGGGACAAGCTGCCTGACCTGAAGATCCTGTCCGGCGACCAGGACGCCAAGGGCTCGCGCGACGGCGGCCTGGCGGTAATGCAGAGCCTCTTGACCCGGTTCGAGAAGATCGACGGCGTCTTCGCCATCAACGACCCGACCGCGATCGGCGCCGACCTGGCGGCCAAGCAGCTCGGCCGCAGCGACATCATCATCACCTCGGTCGACGGCGCCCCCGACATCGTCGCCGCCCTGAAGGGCAACACCCTGGTGCAGGCGTCCTCGGCCCAGGACCCGTTCTTCATGGCCCGCAAGGCGGTGCAGGAAGGCGTCGGCCTGCTGAACGGCCAGAAGCCGGCCCAGGATCCGACCCTGATCCCCTCGACCCTCGTCACCCGCGACAACGTCAACGACTACAAGGGCTGGACCGGGGAGTAA